In Holophagales bacterium, the DNA window AGGAGCGAGAGCGGAACCGCGACCAGGACCGTAAGCAGTGCCCCCTCTGCCACGAGAAGCTCCTCGCGGACGGCGCTCCGGTTGCGCTCCCGCGCCCAGCGCCACGCCGCTGCGGCCCCGAGTGCGAGAAGGAGCGCGCCCGGGAAGATGCGGAGGAGCGCCGAGCAGGCCAGGGCCGATCCCGCGAGGCGCGGCCGGCCGAGCTTGAGCAGCGCCACGCCGGCCATGGCGGCGGCGAGCCAGTCCATCCGGAGGAAGGAGCCGCCGTTCCAGAAGAACCGGCCGGGGAAGTTCGTCCCCCAGAAGACGAGGGCGACGCACGCGGCCCGCCACCCGAAGGCCCTCCACAGGAGCAGCCAGGCGCCCAGGAGAAGAGCCGGATCGAGGAGCGAGAGGAGGCCGACGGAGCGGTCGGTCACCGGTCCGGCGGCCCGGGCGAATGCGCCGCCGAGGATGCCCCACGCGGGGGTCGCGTTGTAGCCGTGGTCGACCAGGATCCGGCGGAAGTGCTCCGGGGTCGTCCGGGTCCGGAACCAGAGGACGTCGGAGACGAACGCTTCCCAGCGCGCGCCGAAGCGGGGCCGCCAGGTCGCGAGCGCGTCGTCGGCCTTCGACGTCCCGATGGCGTTCGTCGCGAGGTCGCGCACCGGGAGCACGGTACCGGGTGGCAGGAGTCCCGCGGCGCGCTCGGCGGCCAGGGTCGCCTCGTAGAGACCCGTGTATCCGAGCTCGGGAAAGTACTTCGCCCCGAGCACGTAGTGGTAGGCGTCCCAGACGTGGACGAACCGTCCGAAATGGAAGAGGCCGAAGTTGAAGAAGGCGGCGGCCGACAGGAGGCCGAGCGTGGCGAGCGCCCTGTCGCGGAGCTTCTCGTGGCGCGCGGGGGCCCCTCTTCGACGAAGGACGACGCCCCACGCGAGGAGGAGGGCGGCGGCGAGCGCGATGAGCCCTCTCCCCACGACGAGGAGCTCATCCTCCGGGATCGGCTTCTCGGTGACGGCCGTGGCCACGGGCTCCCGCCAGTATCCCGGGGCCTCTGCGAATGCGGCGAGCTCGCCTACGGCGTACGTCCCATCGCCCCCCTCGGCGTGAACGAGGAGGAACCTCGCCTCCCT includes these proteins:
- a CDS encoding discoidin domain-containing protein; translated protein: MLATLLFAASMAVPDGNMLLGREAQGRGLSGAPAATDGLLAPEGAAAAAALAARRVVRLVDPEAFLAVDLGAPRPVGALLLQADAGDTYLVEASVDGRTWTGILRVEAGDALYGMRTRRAELPDPREARFLLVHAEGGDGTYAVGELAAFAEAPGYWREPVATAVTEKPIPEDELLVVGRGLIALAAALLLAWGVVLRRRGAPARHEKLRDRALATLGLLSAAAFFNFGLFHFGRFVHVWDAYHYVLGAKYFPELGYTGLYEATLAAERAAGLLPPGTVLPVRDLATNAIGTSKADDALATWRPRFGARWEAFVSDVLWFRTRTTPEHFRRILVDHGYNATPAWGILGGAFARAAGPVTDRSVGLLSLLDPALLLGAWLLLWRAFGWRAACVALVFWGTNFPGRFFWNGGSFLRMDWLAAAMAGVALLKLGRPRLAGSALACSALLRIFPGALLLALGAAAAWRWARERNRSAVREELLVAEGALLTVLVAVPLSLLASGGFSSVRWTAWAEFADNSRKHLATPLANNVGLGTLVTWRTATRAEALVKNGEREPLAAWKETKRSALGDSRPLRMLLAAASLAAVVFALRRRPAWATAAAGAGLVFVLADLTCYYASVLLLLGLLSLEREEAGVVTSLLAAATCAAPLLFRWEDDRSVFVSALILGAFGLLLALLAREKKPRGSRS